GGTCAGCAGCAAACCGTTTCTCCACGTCTGGGCGCAGCACTTTGACCGCGACAGGGCGATAGGCGAGCCCGTCAGGACGGTCTCCCTCGGAACGTTCCGCATCTGCAATGGTTGCTTTGTGAACTTGCGCAATAGAAGCCGCCGCGACAGGCTCACCAAGATCGACAAAAAGATCATCCACCTTTTGGCCAAGGTCGCTCTCAATCGTCTTGATGGCGACGGTCTGATCGAAGGGAGGCAGCTTGTCGCGAAGGAGCGCTAGGTCGCCCGCAAGCTCGGGTCCGATTATGTCCGCACGGGTTGCCAGAAACTGCCCGAGTTTGATGTAGGACGGGCCCAATACCTGCAAGGCGGTGGACAGTCGTTCTGCATCATCGTTGCTTGCATCGGGTTTGGGTTCCCAAGGGAAGCGGACTGAGGCGAGGGAACGGCCGATTTTCACAACCGCTGGAACATCGTCTTCGAACTCTGGCGGAAACAACGCATCATAGCGTGCCATCACGCGGCCAGCACGCACAAGTCGGATCATGTTGCGAAACGTGCCCATGGATTTAAATCCGCCAGCCCCAATGAAGGGCGACAATGCCACCGCTCAAGCTTTGATACTGAACATTCTCAAAACCGGCATCTTCAATCATGGTCTTAAAGACATCGGGTTTCGGAAACTGGCGGGTGCTTTCGATAAGATATTGATAGGGGCCTGCATCGCCGGTCACCGCTTTGCCAATAGGCGGGATCGCATTGAACGACAAGAAGTCATACACCTGCTGCAGTTCAGGCGTGACCATGTGCGACATTTCCAAAACCACAAACCGCCCGCCTGGTTTGAGAACCCGGTAAGCGTCGCTCAGGGCGTTTTGCATACGGGTGACATTGCGAATGCCCAGCGCAATGGAATAGGCATCAAAATGCCGGTCAGGGAAAGGGAGCGTCTCCGCGTCGCCGCAGATGAATTCCGTGCGGTCTGAATAGCCCAGCTCATCAGCGCGGGACCGTCCCACCTCAAGCATGTGATCATTGATATCGCAAACTGTGACTTGGGCGTTTGGTCCAGCGCGATCCAGCGCGCGAAAGGCGATGTCACCGGTGCCGCCTGCGACGTCGATTAGGTGCCAGGGGCGATTATTCCGTGGGGGTGCCAGCTTGTCGACCATGGCCTGTTTCCAGGCCCGGTGAAGGCCCACCGTCATAAGGTCATTCATCAGATCATAGCGATCGGCGACCTTTTCGAAGACGGAATAAACCAGCCGTGTTTTTTCCTCTTCGGAAACTGGCTTGAACCCGAAATGCTTGGCTCTGCTGTCATCAGCATATTTGTCTGGGTCGGCGGACGTCATAAAAAATACTTAGCCTGAAGCCATTCCAGAAAAAGTGCCAAATCAGACCTGGCCGGTTTTTCGTCCGGAATGGCGAAAAGAAAACAACTGGGAACATTTTGCGTAGCAAATGTTCCTGGCGCCGGACCATAGCGGAAGCGGCAGAACCGCGCTACTTTGCGCCCTTCTTTCTTAATGTGCCCTTTCGACGCGTGCCTTGGACGTGCTGCTGGACGGATCAGATCTCATGCCTGAACTCCCTGAAGTTGAAACCGTCCGAAGAGGGCTTGAACCCTCCATGGATGGGAAAGTGATTGACCGTTTGGAGGTTCGCCGCCCCAATCTGCGGTTTCCCTTCCCAAGAGGGTTTGCGAAGCAGGTCTCCGGGCAATGTGTCACCAGCCTCAGCCGCCGGGCCAAATATCTGCTCATTCACCTGCAAAACGGCCAGGTCCTGTTGTCTCACCTAGGCATGTCTGGGCGATTTACCATCTGCCCGCCAGAAGGCGTTGAGAACGTGCCGGGCACCTTCACTCATGACGGAAGCAAGGCAGCGCCAGATGGGACGGGAAAGCATGACCATGTGGTGTTTCACATGGAAGGCGGCACACGCATCGTCTATTCCGACCATCGCAGGTTTGGATATATGGACCTGATCGCAGAAGAGACCCTGGCGCAGTCAAAGCACTTGGCGGGATTAGGGCCGGAGCCGAATGGCAACGCGTTTTCGGCTGTTAGCTTGGCGGACGCTTTGCGGGGAAAGAAGACACCCATCAAATCAGCCCTGCTCGATCAGCGGGTCGTGGCGGGCTTGGGCAACATATATGTATGCGAGGCGCTCTATCGTGCCCGCATCTCACCCAAACGCACCGCAGCGACAATTGCCGGCAAAGGACCCAAGCCTCCCCTGCGGGCTGAACGGTTAGCCCCAATAATCCGCGACGTTATTAATGAAGCCATTGAGGCCGGGGGCTCGACACTCCGTGATTATGCGCAAGCCGACGGCGAACTTGGCTACTTTCAACACCGCTTTCAGATTTACGGACGTGAAGGGGAGGCTTGTCTCACAAAGGGCTGCACCGCTAGGGTGGCGCGCATTGTTCAGAGCGGTCGGTCGAGCTTCTATTGCCCGTCTTGTCAGCGCTAAAGCTTGTTGCAGCAAAAGTGGATCACCGGTTTTGCAGTTCGCAACAAGCGCCATAAAGATTCTAGGGTTGGATGCAACCAACCCCAGCGGATGAAACATAAAGTGAAGAGGGTGCACCATCATGGCCTATGAGACGATCAAGACAGAAACACGTGGCAAGGT
The DNA window shown above is from Parvibaculaceae bacterium PLY_AMNH_Bact1 and carries:
- the ubiE gene encoding bifunctional demethylmenaquinone methyltransferase/2-methoxy-6-polyprenyl-1,4-benzoquinol methylase UbiE (Derived by automated computational analysis using gene prediction method: Protein Homology. GO_function: GO:0008168 - methyltransferase activity [Evidence IEA]) produces the protein MTSADPDKYADDSRAKHFGFKPVSEEEKTRLVYSVFEKVADRYDLMNDLMTVGLHRAWKQAMVDKLAPPRNNRPWHLIDVAGGTGDIAFRALDRAGPNAQVTVCDINDHMLEVGRSRADELGYSDRTEFICGDAETLPFPDRHFDAYSIALGIRNVTRMQNALSDAYRVLKPGGRFVVLEMSHMVTPELQQVYDFLSFNAIPPIGKAVTGDAGPYQYLIESTRQFPKPDVFKTMIEDAGFENVQYQSLSGGIVALHWGWRI
- the mutM gene encoding bifunctional DNA-formamidopyrimidine glycosylase/DNA-(apurinic or apyrimidinic site) lyase (Derived by automated computational analysis using gene prediction method: Protein Homology. GO_function: GO:0003676 - nucleic acid binding [Evidence IEA]; GO_function: GO:0003684 - damaged DNA binding [Evidence IEA]; GO_function: GO:0003906 - DNA-(apurinic or apyrimidinic site) endonuclease activity [Evidence IEA]; GO_function: GO:0008270 - zinc ion binding [Evidence IEA]; GO_function: GO:0008534 - oxidized purine nucleobase lesion DNA N-glycosylase activity [Evidence IEA]; GO_function: GO:0016799 - hydrolase activity, hydrolyzing N-glycosyl compounds [Evidence IEA]; GO_function: GO:0019104 - DNA N-glycosylase activity [Evidence IEA]; GO_process: GO:0006281 - DNA repair [Evidence IEA]; GO_process: GO:0006284 - base-excision repair [Evidence IEA]), which gives rise to MPELPEVETVRRGLEPSMDGKVIDRLEVRRPNLRFPFPRGFAKQVSGQCVTSLSRRAKYLLIHLQNGQVLLSHLGMSGRFTICPPEGVENVPGTFTHDGSKAAPDGTGKHDHVVFHMEGGTRIVYSDHRRFGYMDLIAEETLAQSKHLAGLGPEPNGNAFSAVSLADALRGKKTPIKSALLDQRVVAGLGNIYVCEALYRARISPKRTAATIAGKGPKPPLRAERLAPIIRDVINEAIEAGGSTLRDYAQADGELGYFQHRFQIYGREGEACLTKGCTARVARIVQSGRSSFYCPSCQR